The Longimicrobiaceae bacterium sequence AGGCGGCGGTGCGGGCGGAGCTGGCGCGCCGGGCCTTTCCCGGGGCGGCGCTGGCGCTGGGGATCGGCCCGCGCACGGAGCGCCTGGCGGGGATGGGGCACGTGGGGTGGCGCGATGCGGCGGCCCCGGTGTCGCCGGACAGCACGATGTACGACCTGGCCTCGGTCACCAAGCCGGTCGCCACGGCCACGGCGGTGCTCCTCCTGGCGCAGGACGGGGTCATCGACCTGGACGAGCCGGTCCGGAAGCACCTCCCGCAGTTCGAGGGGCAGTTCAAGGACCGGGTCACCTGGCGGCACCTGCTCACCCACACCTCCGGCCTCCCCGGGGGCGCCAACATCCGCGGCGAGGAGCCGCGGGAGCGGCTGCGGCGCATCCTCCGCACCCGCATCTCGGAGCCGCCGGGACGGTACGTGGTCTACACGGACCTGGGGTACGTGGCGCTGTGGGCGGCGGCGGAGCGCGCCGCGGGGGAGCCGCTGACGCGCTTCCTGGAGCGCCGCGTCTGGCGCCCGCTGGGGATGACGCACACCGCCTTCCTCCCCGGACAGGACTGCACCCTCTGCGCCCCCACCCTGCGCCTCAGCACCGGGGAGCCGTACCGC is a genomic window containing:
- a CDS encoding serine hydrolase domain-containing protein; this translates as AAVRAELARRAFPGAALALGIGPRTERLAGMGHVGWRDAAAPVSPDSTMYDLASVTKPVATATAVLLLAQDGVIDLDEPVRKHLPQFEGQFKDRVTWRHLLTHTSGLPGGANIRGEEPRERLRRILRTRISEPPGRYVVYTDLGYVALWAAAERAAGEPLTRFLERRVWRPLGMTHTAFLPGQDCTLCAPTLRLSTGEPYRGRPNDLLARRLGGISGNAGLFSTARDLGRFAAMLANGGELDGVRILQPEMARAMLTQQPGAGRRTLGLVATCPDEERESEQEPCERPVAYVHNGWTGTSLWIEPERKAWAVLLTNRSYDVRARPRMQALREDVFRSVAGLPERRSSSREGEEE